ATGAACTTAATAAAACATAAATACCTACACTATAGTTAAGCGTACTTGTTACACCTTCATTAAACATAACGCTTCCACATACAGAAAAAATCATACTTGTTAAAAATACAAATCGATCACCAATCATTAATTTTACAAGTATTGTTCCCATCGCCACCGGGACAACATACGCAATACCCGCATATTCCAACTTTTGAAACAAACTAATGATTTTCATTAAGACAACTGTAATAGCTACTATAGTTATATAAGCTAACACATACGGCTTATCTTCTCTCTTCCGTTTTAAAAACGTCTCAAATTGCTTATGCATAAAGAATAGTAATACACCAATTATAATCGCTAAACCTACATAAGGTTGGAACGCATTTCCTTGTTCTAACAATCCGACCAATTTCAACTGATCGTATGCTTCTCGTGAAATCGTATCGCCTTCCTTCACGAGAATTTGCCCTTGAAGAATATACACTGGCGCAACGGAATCTTCCTCTATTTTCTTCCTATCTTTCGTTGCAACTGAATCATAAAAGTAGTTGGCTGTAATTGCATATTTCCCAAGTGCATTCACGGCTTCTTTTAAATCACTACTTATATTCACACTACTCATTTCATTAACAAATCGTTCTCTTGCTTCTTCCTCTTCATCCATCTTGATATGTTTACTCATAATATTATTAACTGCCGTTATAGCCGCATCTTTCGCCAATGACAATTGACCTGAATCTGCATTAATAAATTTCAGCAAAATTGCATCTGATAAACTCTTTGTTAAATCTGTAGGTAATTTCTTTTTTAACTTATCCAATTTTTCTGCATCAGAAATTCTTTTATACTCGTCTGGACCAACAGCTTTAATGTCTGCTTCCACTTCATTTATCGCATCAAAAACAGAATTTACAATATCCACTTTATTTTGTTTGTATTCACTTCTATATGTATATTTATCCTCGACCTTTTGAGCGGCTTCTTTTTTCTTTTTATCTGTTGTAACTTTGTCTTCAATTTTAATAGGGGAGTGAATTGTTTGTTTAGCAATAGAAAGCATTTCAACATTCAATTGTTCTGGCTTCACATTATTCATCAGCGCGAAGAATAGCACTGCTCCTAATAAAATGTAAGAAATCCAACTTAGTTTTTTCGAATGCTGTATATTGCGAAACCACTTAGAAATTTCTTGAGACCTTGACATGATTCCAATACCTTCTCCTCTCCAGAAATAAAGTGAAACTACTTATAATTAGTATTTTTTTCGTTCCACTACAAGCTACCTCTCACCAATTATGTTTTTCGGACAACCTTTCATAATTGTCCTACTGCCCATAGACTATCATGCATAGCTTATTTGCCGATTCTTTAATCA
The DNA window shown above is from Bacillus clarus and carries:
- a CDS encoding HD family phosphohydrolase, which translates into the protein MSRSQEISKWFRNIQHSKKLSWISYILLGAVLFFALMNNVKPEQLNVEMLSIAKQTIHSPIKIEDKVTTDKKKKEAAQKVEDKYTYRSEYKQNKVDIVNSVFDAINEVEADIKAVGPDEYKRISDAEKLDKLKKKLPTDLTKSLSDAILLKFINADSGQLSLAKDAAITAVNNIMSKHIKMDEEEEARERFVNEMSSVNISSDLKEAVNALGKYAITANYFYDSVATKDRKKIEEDSVAPVYILQGQILVKEGDTISREAYDQLKLVGLLEQGNAFQPYVGLAIIIGVLLFFMHKQFETFLKRKREDKPYVLAYITIVAITVVLMKIISLFQKLEYAGIAYVVPVAMGTILVKLMIGDRFVFLTSMIFSVCGSVMFNEGVTSTLNYSVGIYVLLSSLSVSVFLKEKKRRTMILQAGILVSILNVVVLAALLLLRNGNFSPLEIGTQLLMAAVSGVISSVLAMGILPYLESGLGIVSSMKLVELSSPNHPLLRKILLEAPGTYHHSVMVANLSEAACEAVGANGVLARVGAYYHDVGKTVQPQFFIENQMGIENPHDKLDPVTSKNIIIAHVTDGVKMLKEHHIPQEIIDIAGQHHGTTLLKYFYYKAIKEDKEKYTEEMFRYPGSKATSKESAIVGIADSVEAAVRSMNHPTREQINNLVQSIIKDRLQDGQFSECELTFKELKIVGKTLCETLNGIFHSRITYPEPPEEKENE